One Nostoc sp. CENA543 genomic window, ATAAATAGGCAAATTTTGCTATTTACTGTAAATTAAAGAGTCATAGATAGCATAACTAATGTGTAGAACACTGACTCAGGATTCATAACCCCAAGAGCCAAAATCAATTTACCATGACTCAAGTGCTGCAAGTCGGCGATCGCAAAATCGAAGCTAGCGAAATTATCCCCTTACTAGCTAATTATCAATTACTACCCCAACTGCTACGGGAAATAATTATTGACGAAGCGATAGTAAATGTAGAGTGTAATCCTGAAGAAGTCGCCCAAGCTAAACAGCGTTTTTATGCTGAAAGACAGTTAACCCAAGCAGCCGAAATTCAAGCATGGATGACGCAACAAGGGTTAAGTTCCGAACAACTAGATAATCTGATTTCTCGTAAAATCAAACTAGAAAAATTTAAACAACTCACTTGGGGTAACAAACTAGAATCTTATTTCTTTCAAATGAAAGGAAAATTAGATAAAGTCATTTATTCCTTACTCAGAACTCAAGATCCAGGATTAGCCCAAGAATTATATTTTCGCCTCCAAGCCAACGAACAGTCCTTTGCAGATGTAGCACAGAAATATTCCAAAGGCCCAGAAGCCCAAACCGGCGGATTAGTAGGGCCAGTGGAACTCAGCACACTACACCCAGCAATGGTACAACTATTAAGTAATTGTCAACCAGGAAAAATCTCACC contains:
- a CDS encoding peptidylprolyl isomerase, which codes for MTQVLQVGDRKIEASEIIPLLANYQLLPQLLREIIIDEAIVNVECNPEEVAQAKQRFYAERQLTQAAEIQAWMTQQGLSSEQLDNLISRKIKLEKFKQLTWGNKLESYFFQMKGKLDKVIYSLLRTQDPGLAQELYFRLQANEQSFADVAQKYSKGPEAQTGGLVGPVELSTLHPAMVQLLSNCQPGKISPPARIAEWLVIVRVEKFIPAQLDEPMKARLLNELFETWLQEQQKQVKVIPS